A genomic segment from Fuerstiella sp. encodes:
- a CDS encoding alpha/beta hydrolase-fold protein, whose product MVILRIPQIDGSVLSFISRVVTVCLIFSCVTFANDYSENPGTEGNGNLIVGPDYQIDPDLADCGNPKGKSFEFLMPLAESNIFRGDDTTLDTTKPVRVARKIFVYVPAAYQDGTEAPILVMHDGPNRLDLVQHALDNLTISKNPKRRLPAFITISVQNGGDDSKGSQRGLEYDTMSDRFARFINDEVLPAVLNNAEIRAVYPKIAFTDNPWGRAAMGCSSGGAATLTMGWFRPDLFRRLITYSGTFVDQQDDDAPEEATYPLGAWEYHSGMKLIETSEKKPLRIFTHVAEHDLRATDPENTYHNWVMANQRTADALKARGYDYRYVFSRNSRHCDRRVFEHTLADTLVWMWRGYHTE is encoded by the coding sequence TTGGTAATCCTTCGAATTCCTCAGATCGACGGCAGCGTCCTGTCGTTCATCTCAAGAGTTGTGACCGTCTGTCTCATTTTTTCGTGCGTCACCTTTGCCAACGATTACTCTGAGAATCCAGGTACTGAGGGCAACGGGAATCTGATCGTCGGTCCTGATTATCAGATCGATCCTGATCTGGCAGACTGCGGAAATCCTAAAGGAAAGAGTTTTGAGTTTTTGATGCCGCTGGCCGAAAGCAATATCTTTCGCGGAGACGACACGACGCTGGACACCACGAAGCCCGTGCGGGTGGCGAGAAAGATTTTCGTCTATGTCCCTGCTGCGTATCAGGACGGTACGGAAGCACCCATTCTTGTGATGCATGACGGTCCGAACCGTCTCGATCTGGTACAGCATGCCCTGGACAATTTGACGATCTCGAAGAATCCAAAACGCAGACTGCCCGCATTCATTACGATTTCCGTGCAAAACGGAGGTGACGACAGCAAAGGCAGTCAACGCGGACTGGAATACGACACAATGTCCGATCGTTTTGCCAGATTCATCAATGACGAGGTACTGCCAGCCGTGCTGAACAACGCGGAAATCAGGGCCGTCTATCCGAAGATCGCATTTACTGATAATCCCTGGGGCCGGGCAGCCATGGGGTGCAGTTCCGGCGGAGCAGCCACGCTCACAATGGGCTGGTTCCGCCCCGATCTGTTTCGTCGTTTGATCACATACTCCGGAACATTCGTGGATCAGCAGGACGATGATGCCCCCGAAGAAGCCACATACCCTCTGGGAGCGTGGGAATATCATTCCGGAATGAAGCTCATTGAAACGAGTGAGAAAAAACCGCTTCGGATCTTTACACATGTTGCAGAACATGACCTTCGTGCAACCGATCCCGAAAACACTTATCACAACTGGGTGATGGCAAACCAGCGCACCGCGGACGCACTCAAAGCCAGAGGCTATGATTATCGCTACGTGTTCAGCCGCAACTCCCGCCACTGCGATCGCCGTGTTTTCGAACACACGCTGGCCGACACGCTTGTCTGGATGTGGCGAGGCTACCACACCGAATGA
- a CDS encoding mandelate racemase/muconate lactonizing enzyme family protein: MLVNSITDRLYGRILLRITMSFNRRQFLKQSAYFGLAGYSHSVLQAEGTVASAKHFEVVSIERSTVRLEYRPVPYRAMSRELPHWRYIEICDVTLRSGVTGSGETMLFYTWNATSDDAVNDAVGRNAVDLMWDDGMGAGLQMALFDAVGRTAGVPVHSLLGPKVHNTTPLSWWNIDTSAADMALDCAEALRLGYMSYKTKGRPWFDLFEQLDAATSVVPPEFKIDMDFNSSLRTAEQAIPILKKMEAYPQVDIFETPIPQGDVEGNRRIADATPVNIAMHFGSPRPKTVVQSGCCDGFVVGGGATGVVGTGRFCEQVGMPFWLQLVGAGLTAAHSLHFGGVLKEAVWPAVNCHQLFKHDLLTEPIVLKDGHSPVPDRPGLGYEIDRDQVAKLRVPKPAERPLTERLVETTWANGRRMFTASGKEVNFLLNAANKGLIPFYEKGAHSRLVPNDGSTRWRELYTASIDADGPVER; this comes from the coding sequence ATGCTGGTGAACAGCATTACTGACCGCCTTTACGGTCGTATTCTTCTGAGGATTACTATGTCATTCAACCGTCGACAGTTCCTTAAACAATCCGCGTATTTCGGACTGGCAGGATACAGTCATTCTGTTCTGCAGGCCGAAGGCACTGTTGCGAGTGCAAAACATTTTGAGGTCGTCAGTATTGAGCGTTCCACTGTGCGTCTGGAATACCGGCCAGTCCCTTATCGTGCGATGAGTCGTGAGTTACCACACTGGCGTTATATCGAAATTTGCGATGTGACACTGCGTTCCGGTGTCACCGGAAGCGGCGAAACCATGTTGTTCTACACATGGAACGCTACATCAGATGATGCTGTTAACGACGCAGTCGGTCGAAATGCCGTTGATCTGATGTGGGATGATGGAATGGGCGCCGGCCTGCAAATGGCGCTGTTCGACGCCGTGGGACGCACCGCCGGAGTCCCGGTTCACTCACTGCTGGGCCCAAAGGTCCACAACACGACACCACTGTCATGGTGGAATATTGATACATCCGCTGCTGACATGGCACTGGACTGTGCTGAAGCCCTGCGTCTTGGTTACATGTCGTACAAAACCAAAGGACGTCCGTGGTTTGATCTTTTCGAACAGCTGGACGCCGCAACGAGTGTGGTTCCTCCCGAGTTCAAAATCGACATGGACTTCAACAGCAGTCTGCGAACCGCAGAACAGGCAATACCAATCCTTAAAAAAATGGAGGCATACCCTCAAGTTGATATTTTCGAAACTCCTATTCCACAGGGTGACGTGGAAGGAAACCGAAGGATTGCAGATGCAACACCTGTCAACATTGCCATGCACTTCGGCAGTCCGCGGCCAAAGACTGTCGTTCAGTCGGGTTGCTGCGATGGCTTTGTCGTAGGTGGTGGAGCCACGGGAGTGGTTGGCACAGGGCGTTTTTGTGAACAGGTCGGAATGCCGTTTTGGCTGCAGCTTGTCGGAGCGGGCCTGACAGCAGCACACTCGCTGCATTTTGGCGGTGTGCTGAAAGAGGCAGTCTGGCCGGCCGTCAATTGCCACCAGCTCTTTAAGCACGACCTGCTGACCGAACCTATCGTGCTTAAAGACGGCCACTCACCCGTTCCCGATCGTCCTGGTCTTGGTTATGAAATTGATCGTGACCAGGTTGCCAAACTGCGAGTGCCAAAACCTGCGGAACGTCCTCTGACGGAACGACTTGTGGAAACAACGTGGGCCAACGGTCGGCGAATGTTCACTGCGAGTGGCAAAGAAGTCAATTTCCTGCTCAACGCGGCCAACAAAGGACTGATCCCGTTTTACGAAAAAGGTGCCCACTCCCGCCTCGTACCGAATGACGGTTCCACTCGCTGGCGGGAACTGTACACCGCATCCATAGACGCAGACGGACCT